The sequence ATCACATAGATTTAAGCTTTTCTCCTTCAAAGTTAAATTTGGTTTTGTGAAATATTGTAGATGCAATTTTGGGAAGaatatttatgttaatttttaagAGTTTTCAATGAGTGACGAGTATGTAAAACTCAACTTAATAACACACAGAAACATGATTACTCTACCATAATGCAGATGAAGAGAGCATGACACCAACTAACTTGGCGAGTGTTACGGACAATAGATTGCCAAGTAATAAAAAGCATGATACCAACAATTCTATCACAAATCTCGGGTAGCCTAACTCGTAGGTAAGTTTAAGGTATTTGTCCATGTCATAGTCTCGACCAGAATGCAAATATTTGGTATGCCACACTCAAATTTATGAATTActcaatttttttcataaattcgacaacaagaagagccaatagtttaatattaaataagCAACTTAAACCGCTTTATTATTATGCCTAATTTATCGTCACAAATCAGGCCAGAGATACACTCTTTACTACTATCACATGCAGCGGTTCTTCATACACACAAACGATAAGAGTTTCTTAGAGAGCCTTGAGGATATCATCGGCGCTGGAAACTGTGAACTCGCCGCCAGATTCAACGTTTGCAACAGTGACCTTGAGGTTATCAATCAACAGAGCAAATCTCCTTGACCTAACGCCAAGACCCTTGTCCTTGAGGTCGAGCTCGAGTCCAAGAAGCTTCGTGTATTCTCCTGAACCGTCTGCCACAAACTTCACATGCTTGTTCTCTGGGTACGTCTTCCCCCATGCCTTCATCACAAACGGATCATTCACTGCAACAAATCAATGCAAAATGGTATCGTTGTTACAATCAGACCAAACATCATATACTTTTGAATATGATGAGAATACACACACTATTTTATCAACACTCACCACTAAAGCAAATGATCTCGTCAACACCCTTTGACTTCAGCTCCTCTGCTTTCTCGATGAATCCAGGCACATGCTTCATGCTAATccagagaaaaataaaacacaagTCAACAAGATTCATCAGCTTATATAGATCTCCACTGACATACACAACTCATATAGATCTGAAACCCCTAATCTCAGAGACAAGATCTGAAAATCGAATAAGTCTCCCAGATCTATTACAAGGAAAAGGTAGTGTGGGGAGGAGTTTACCTGCAGGTGGGGGTGAAAGCACCAGGGACACCGAAGAGGATGACCTTCTTACCGGCGGCGAGGGAGTGAACGGAGACAGTCTGGAGCTGATCGTTCTCGTCGAAGAAGGAGATAGATCCGTCAGGTACAACATCGCCAACAGCAATCGGAGCCATGGAGGAGGTCGGCGGAAAGGGAGTGCGGAAAGGTATAAAGAGTCTTGTCGGAAGTGATAATGAAACGCTGTCTGAAGAGTTGGACTTGAGAGGAAATTAGTTATATAGGAGTTTGGGTAATTAATCTGCCCATCCGTAATTAAATTTAACCATTGACTGTCACGTAAAATTCTATTGGCTCTCACTTTATGATTCTTGACCAGTACTCAAAATTAATACTGTTCCAAAAATACAACAATAAGTTCTTGGTAGTCAAACCTAGGTCTCTTGGACATTTCGGGTATCGGTTCGGATATGTCACGGATATTTTGAATATCGGATAATTCAAATAGAGAACTAAAAGATCCATTACCACCTTATCTATTTTCGGTTCGAATAGTACACTATAAACCAGAAAATAGCCGGAAAACCGGTTCTCATTTGGTTTCGGTTTGGTTATTTCGGATAGTTCCGGTAATTTGGGTTAAATATcagatattttggataaaatatcaaataataagAATGATTCGgataaaatctcaaatatttctgattattttagatattttggataaaaatatcCGGATACTTTCGAATGATTTCGGGTAGGTCGGATTTTTTATAAGAATTTAGTtttcttcaaatatttttgatacttttaatatatttttaaattataaacatatatttagttatgttatatatatatatatgttatatatatatatataattaatatttttatatattcgagTATTTGTTcgattttggttcggtttcagTTCGTTTGATTATTTCGGATATAGAAATATATGAACCATTAGGATATTTGAGAGTTTCGGTCCGATTCCAGTTTCaaatatttcggttcggtttcgatTCAGATCTTTGGTTCCGGTTTTTTTGTCCAGGCCTAATCAAACCTTTACAAAATTTACCTTCTTCATTTTTGGGATAACCTGTGAAGAAAAACCGGACAACTGTGAAGTAGATTTATTGGTACTTTAAGGATACATCTGATGTTAATCTCGTTTATGGAGGCGAAAACCCACGATTGTTATATGCTATTTTGATTCTGACTATGCTGGAGTTGTGGACagcaaaaaatatatgaaaggTTATTTGTTCACCTTTGGTGGTTATGTGGTTAGCTGGAAGGCGACTCTGTAGTCGCAGTGACTTTGTCTACTACTTAGGTAAAGTATATAGTATTAACAAACGCTGCAAGTGAAGGAAAAATGGCTGAGACGATTGGTTAATGATATCAGGCTACTGTGTATTGCGACAGTTTGATGATATATGCTTAGCCAAAAGATCATATTTACCATAAGAGAACC comes from Brassica rapa cultivar Chiifu-401-42 chromosome A02, CAAS_Brap_v3.01, whole genome shotgun sequence and encodes:
- the LOC103852305 gene encoding peroxiredoxin-2B, which encodes MAPIAVGDVVPDGSISFFDENDQLQTVSVHSLAAGKKVILFGVPGAFTPTCSMKHVPGFIEKAEELKSKGVDEIICFSVNDPFVMKAWGKTYPENKHVKFVADGSGEYTKLLGLELDLKDKGLGVRSRRFALLIDNLKVTVANVESGGEFTVSSADDILKAL